AGATCATGCTGATACGTCAACATTTTATTCATCGTATGATTTGTTTGAGATGTCATTCTTCCAAGCGCATCATACGAATAAGTCTCTAAGGATGCAGGAGATTTCACCTCAGTCAACCGTCCAACTTTATCGTGTGTATAAGAATGCACTTCGTCTCCATAGTCTATTGAGGAAAGCTGGTTTAATGCGGTATAAGAATAGTTAATCGTATTTCCTTCTGGCATTGTTTGACTTGCTAACTCACCCGCAAGATTATAGGAATAACGAGTTGTGTAGCCTAGTGCGTTCGTTTCATTAGCAAGTTGACCATTTAAATTGTAGTTTCTTGAACGTAGATTGCCATTAGCGTCTTGTTCCTTAATTAATTGCCCAGCCACATCATATTCGTACTTGGAAATACTACCTAACGCATCTTCCACTGCTGTTAACAAATTTAGGGAATTGTATTTATACTTTGTCGAATCACCCATTGGGTTTTTTAGAGAGAGTAAATTTCCCATTTTGTCATATGAATAGGTCGTACTATTGCCTTCTGGGGAGGTTACTTTTTTCACTTGAGACATCGGATCGTATTCGTACTTTGTTCTTCCACCAATTGCGTCGATCGTTTCTTCTAAGTTCCCCACCTTATCATACTTCCACTTTGTTACAAATCCTTTCGGATCTTCGTGTTGAACTAATTGCCCAAGCTTGTCATAGGTATACGTATTTTCATGCAGTAAAGGATCTAGTTCTTTTATAAGGTTTCCTTCTGGATCATACTCAAATCGATTTTCATATCCTAATGGTCCAGATTTTTTGAGTAAATTTCCTACCTTGTCATACGTAAATTCCCATTCTTCATCTTCCGCATTTTTCTGCTCTGTCAGTCGACCGAGTAAATCATAAACGTAAGACGTTTTATTGCCATCTGAATCTTCTGTGGTAATTCTATTTCCTTGTATGTCATACGCATGTTTTGTTGCACGATTTAATGGATCTGTTAGCTGAATGTTTCTTCCCAACTGGTCATATTCATATAGCCAAAGCCCTCCTTCTGGTTCCTTCACGGTAGTAAGATTTCCGCTTAAATCGAAGGTGAAGGCTTGAACTCCGCCGTGAGGGAGAACTTGTTGTATCACACGATTTAGCTGATCGTATTGATACGATGTTTTTCCAACAAGTGGATTCTCAAATGATAGGAGATTTCCTACTGAATCATACGTATAGTTGGTGTTAAACCCATTTTTATCTGTATGACGAACGAGATTTCCCACTGTATCGTACGCCATTAATTCTGAGCTACCATTTGCATCAATAATTTCTGTAGCTCTTCCAAGTTCATCAAACTGATACGTTGTTTTGTAGCCTAGTGGATCTGTTTCTTCAATTAATTGATCCAACGCATCATATTTTTGAATAGTAACAGCACCAACAGCATCTTTCAATTTAACGATGCCTTCTATGTCATCATATTGTACTGACGTGGTATTATCCCGACGGTCTGTTTTAGTTACTAGTCGATTTAATAAGTCGTAAGTAAAAACAGAGCTTTTTCCCATCGGATCCACTATTTCTGTTATATTCCCAACTGAATCATACGTATTTTTTACGACACCGTCTAACGGATCAACAATTTTCACAGCTCTTCCTAAATCATCGAACTCGTAAGTTGTGTTTCCTCCATCAGGAGTAGTAAGCTCCGTCATCCGACCAGCTTTATCGTAGTGGTATTCCGTTTTTTGGTTCAATGCATTTATCGACGCTGTTGTATTACCTAGCACATCATATTGGTACTTTTCCGTAGTTGAATCAGGATTCGTCACAGTTACTAATTCACCTAGAAGATTATAGGTAAACTGTGTTTTTTGACCAAGTGCATTTGTCATATCGATTAAGTTGCCTAACGCATCGTAGTTGTAAGAGGTTGTTCGTTCTAAGGGGTCTATTTCCTTTATTAGACGTCCAAGCTGGTCATATTCCATCGTTAACGAAGAACCATTAGGTTTCGTTATTGTGATTGGCTGCTCAGAAGCTTCATACGTGTATTTCGTCACTTCCCCTAGCGGATCTATCGCTTCTGTTACCCGACCGATTGCATCGTATTTCCACTTGTTCTGATAGCCAAGTGGATTTTGCAAAGAAAGAACTCTCCCCATTACATCATAGGAAACTTCTGTTTCACCCCTATGATCCTTCGTTTTTTGAACTCTTCCTTGCTCGTCGTAACTGAACGTTGTTGTTAAATTCAAAGGATTTATAAGCTGATGTAGTTGTCCTAATTCGTTGTACCGATATTTCGTCACCGCTCCGTTAGGCAATGTTTCCGATGAAAGTTGATCTAATTTCGTATAGGTCATTTTTGTTTTTTGACCTAGTGCATCCACAATTTCAACCGGACGACCTACTTCGTCAAATATAGTCTCTGTCTTTTCATCCTCCGCATTGATATAGGATGCTAATTGTCCACGGTCATTGTATTTGTATTGCAGCGTTGAACCGTCGGGACGGGTATATTTCGTGGTATTTTTTTCAACATCGTAAGACCATTTATGGAGGCGGTTCAATGAATCTTTTAATTCGATCAGCCTATTTAAATTGTCGTACGTGTATTCTTGCTTAGTATCCATAGGACCGTTTACAACTACGACACGTCCCATGACATCATATTCTAACGTTGTTTTTTCTCCTAATGCATTGGTCGTAGAGGTCATCCAACCGAGAGAATTATACAAGTATTCTGTTTTCCCACCTGTAGCATCCGTGACCTGTACTAAATTCCCTGCAGTGTCGTACGTATAATGAGTTTGATGACCCAGTGCATTTTTAAGGGATGCAACTTGTCCACCTGGATAGTACGCGTATTCTTCTGATGTAGCATCTCTAAATGTTTGTTTGATTAATTGCTTGGCTGCATCATATTGAAAACTCTCTTTTGACTCATCGGGATATATTTTCTCTTTCAACATACCTAATGAATCGTACGTATACTGAAGTGTTTGACCATCAAACGATGTCTCTTTTATTAACTTACCTAACTCGTCATACTGATAGGTTTGTTTTCGTCCGATAGGGTCTGTAATCGAAACGATTTGTTGGCTCTTATTATATTTATACGTTGTTTCGCGATGTAACTCGTCTTTTACGGATACTAATTGTCCTTTTAAATTATAAGTATAGGATAAATTACCAGCCGGAGATTCTACTTTTTCAATTCCGTAATCTCCGTATTTAGTTGAAGTTGCCCCTTTAATGGTTGTGTGTTTTGTTAGACGTCCAAGTTTGTCCCATTCAAATGACTCCTTGTTCTTTCCTGGATGCATGATGGTTTCCACTCGACCATTTTCATCATATGCATAGCGAATCGTTTGATCAGTTGGTAATGTCACCGTAACGATGCGACCAGAGGGATCATATTCATTTAATGTTTGATGTCCAAGTTCGTTCGTGAAAGCAATTACTCTTCCCGCTCGATCATAGGAATATTTTTGGGTTTTCCCATTTTCATTTTTTACCTCGGCTAAATTTCCGTTTGTAAGATAGGAATAGAATTCAGACGAACCGTTTGGTTGTTTAATTGAAAGCAATCTCCCCATCATATCGAAGGAATACGACGTCACTTCATTTAATGCATTGGTTACTTTATCTAAGAAGCCGAATTGATCATATTGAAATTGCATTAACTGACCAATTGCATCCTTCGTCCATATTAAGTCTCCATTTGAATTGTATCCATTCGTCGATCGAACTCCATTTACGTTTTGTTCAATCATATTTCCACGATCATCATACACATAACTGGTATGTTGCCCTGTAGAAGTTGTAATTGTTTTGGGTTTATTCCAAGGATCGGTGTATGTATACGATGTAACAACGCCAAATCGGTCCGTCTGGCTTGTTAAACGTTCTTTGTCATCATAAACATACGTATCTGTCCCAAATTTATCCGTCTTTTTTGTCATATTTTTTTTATCGTTGTATTCAAATGAAATTTGGTTTTGTAGCGGGTCCATCATTTTGACAATTTTGTTGTTTTGAATCGTCATTTGCCATGCATCATTTGAAGCATTTTTTTTGATCGTTTTAGTTAGCTGTTTACTTGAATCGACCGTGTACTCATAGGAAGTGACGATTGAATTCGTTGCATCCTTTACTGAAATGACACGATCATCGGCGTTGTAGTTAAAAGTAGTTTTCTCGTTCTCGCCATTAATTACCCCGTTTAGCCTTCCATCCCCATCATAGGTATAGGAAACCTTCTTACCTCCAGGATACGATATATTCGTTAGTCTCTTCTTCGTGTCCTAAGAGAATGAAATTTTGTCATAGTTAGGACTTGCTAGTTGGCTTACCAATTCGCCTTGCCATTCAATTTCAGTCACTCTGCCTTTTTCGTCTGTAATCTTACTTATTTTACCGCTTGAATTATAGTCATACGTTAAACGGTTTCCCAAACGGTCAGTTTGTTGGATCATTTTCCCCATCTTAGTTGGCTGATTTTCTCTCCACGGTGCAGAATAACCATAATATGTGATTTTATTTTTTTCTGGTGTCTCCACTACATACTCAAATTGACCGA
The Paenisporosarcina cavernae genome window above contains:
- a CDS encoding RHS repeat protein, which encodes MTIQNNKIVKMMDPLQNQISFEYNDKKNMTKKTDKFGTDTYVYDDKERLTSQTDRFGVVTSYTYTDPWNKPKTITTSTGQHTSYVYDDRGNMIEQNVNGVRSTNGYNSNGDLIWTKDAIGQLMQFQYDQFGFLDKVTNALNEVTSYSFDMMGRLLSIKQPNGSSEFYSYLTNGNLAEVKNENGKTQKYSYDRAGRVIAFTNELGHQTLNEYDPSGRIVTVTLPTDQTIRYAYDENGRVETIMHPGKNKESFEWDKLGRLTKHTTIKGATSTKYGDYGIEKVESPAGNLSYTYNLKGQLVSVKDELHRETTYKYNKSQQIVSITDPIGRKQTYQYDELGKLIKETSFDGQTLQYTYDSLGMLKEKIYPDESKESFQYDAAKQLIKQTFRDATSEEYAYYPGGQVASLKNALGHQTHYTYDTAGNLVQVTDATGGKTEYLYNSLGWMTSTTNALGEKTTLEYDVMGRVVVVNGPMDTKQEYTYDNLNRLIELKDSLNRLHKWSYDVEKNTTKYTRPDGSTLQYKYNDRGQLASYINAEDEKTETIFDEVGRPVEIVDALGQKTKMTYTKLDQLSSETLPNGAVTKYRYNELGQLHQLINPLNLTTTFSYDEQGRVQKTKDHRGETEVSYDVMGRVLSLQNPLGYQNKWKYDAIGRVTEAIDPLGEVTKYTYEASEQPITITKPNGSSLTMEYDQLGRLIKEIDPLERTTSYNYDALGNLIDMTNALGQKTQFTYNLLGELVTVTNPDSTTEKYQYDVLGNTTASINALNQKTEYHYDKAGRMTELTTPDGGNTTYEFDDLGRAVKIVDPLDGVVKNTYDSVGNITEIVDPMGKSSVFTYDLLNRLVTKTDRRDNTTSVQYDDIEGIVKLKDAVGAVTIQKYDALDQLIEETDPLGYKTTYQFDELGRATEIIDANGSSELMAYDTVGNLVRHTDKNGFNTNYTYDSVGNLLSFENPLVGKTSYQYDQLNRVIQQVLPHGGVQAFTFDLSGNLTTVKEPEGGLWLYEYDQLGRNIQLTDPLNRATKHAYDIQGNRITTEDSDGNKTSYVYDLLGRLTEQKNAEDEEWEFTYDKVGNLLKKSGPLGYENRFEYDPEGNLIKELDPLLHENTYTYDKLGQLVQHEDPKGFVTKWKYDKVGNLEETIDAIGGRTKYEYDPMSQVKKVTSPEGNSTTYSYDKMGNLLSLKNPMGDSTKYKYNSLNLLTAVEDALGSISKYEYDVAGQLIKEQDANGNLRSRNYNLNGQLANETNALGYTTRYSYNLAGELASQTMPEGNTINYSYTALNQLSSIDYGDEVHSYTHDKVGRLTEVKSPASLETYSYDALGRMTSQTNHTMNKMLTYQHDLVGNILQITNSEDRTTTYTYDERNQLTSVTDPEELVSTFDYNGLGREISRILGNGNSITRSFNLDGNLSTIENENTEGVFSSFTYDYDKNGNRILQTEEDGAQTAYSYDALERLIEVTYPEEKIRALKLAPDTPEDGNTKGNNTDTERKIV